One part of the Hyalangium ruber genome encodes these proteins:
- a CDS encoding immunity 52 family protein codes for MIETYYAGSYWLARPESAQACARRAERFFHLLGHCDPAWTRWYQTADSFEEARKLQFATDAASFQKLFSEKENRIGDGFTFWLWTGDNLQETSSVNGACGSADPRPPSTCVLKPYDEGLIGQRVLTAPVMTEVLRAMALAWDPEWGVATSYEHQEMITKGDSPDTFVGWVMYFSRLRGKVPPLPAPVRIEPVEDKGTLVTLTPERFTASNPEHVALAARVHELLDRAGLLRPLQPWPAG; via the coding sequence ATGATAGAAACCTATTACGCTGGCTCCTACTGGCTCGCCCGGCCTGAATCCGCCCAGGCTTGCGCACGACGCGCGGAGCGTTTCTTCCACCTCCTGGGGCACTGCGACCCGGCGTGGACCCGCTGGTATCAGACGGCGGACTCCTTCGAGGAGGCGCGCAAACTCCAGTTCGCGACAGACGCGGCGAGTTTCCAGAAGCTGTTTAGCGAGAAGGAAAACCGGATCGGTGACGGCTTCACTTTCTGGCTGTGGACGGGCGACAACCTTCAGGAGACGTCCAGCGTTAACGGGGCGTGCGGTTCAGCTGACCCCCGACCTCCTTCTACCTGCGTGCTCAAGCCTTACGATGAGGGGCTCATCGGACAGCGGGTACTGACCGCTCCCGTCATGACCGAGGTGTTGCGTGCCATGGCCCTGGCGTGGGACCCGGAGTGGGGAGTGGCCACCTCCTATGAGCATCAGGAAATGATAACGAAGGGGGACTCCCCGGATACCTTCGTAGGTTGGGTGATGTACTTCTCACGGCTGCGAGGCAAGGTGCCCCCACTGCCTGCCCCCGTGCGCATCGAGCCGGTGGAGGACAAGGGAACCCTCGTCACCCTCACCCCCGAGCGGTTCACCGCTTCCAACCCGGAGCACGTCGCGCTGGCCGCACGTGTCCACGAACTGCTGGACCGAGCTGGGCTGCTGCGGCCGTTGCAGCCCTGGCCGGCAGGTTGA
- a CDS encoding nucleotidyltransferase family protein: MTRVGARAFLALLRSWPESPGGAPPAQAEALVRAASRHGLAGFAAHALERAGWTLPEGAREVLRRESLSSAARAIRVNALLMRSLDALAAVGVVPVVLKGTALARRFYPEPFHRATTDVDLLVAHEQVEASARALEGLGLARAPERPGHGGEHSHHLEFQGAAGLVELHFRALAGYGQALEADALLAHAEEAELEGRRVRYLRAEDELVYLSLHASNHLLQRLSWLFDLKLLVLARPQLSGSRVVEVARDTAFPHLAWYALEAAHRLLGAPVPPEVLAELAPPRWQRLLASRFFSEERLLETRLVKHRAEWAAAKVLLAPRAGPMARYGLWRLREAARARLSGAGRRDVP, translated from the coding sequence GTGACGCGCGTGGGGGCGCGGGCGTTCCTGGCGCTGCTCCGCTCCTGGCCGGAGTCGCCCGGGGGTGCTCCCCCCGCGCAGGCAGAGGCTCTTGTGCGTGCCGCCTCCCGGCACGGGCTCGCGGGGTTTGCCGCGCACGCGCTGGAGCGGGCAGGGTGGACGTTGCCCGAGGGCGCACGAGAGGTCCTGCGCCGCGAGTCCCTGAGCAGCGCGGCGCGAGCCATCCGCGTCAACGCGCTGCTGATGCGCTCCCTGGACGCGCTCGCCGCGGTGGGGGTGGTGCCGGTGGTGCTCAAGGGCACCGCGCTGGCCCGGCGCTTCTACCCGGAGCCCTTCCACCGGGCCACCACGGACGTGGATCTGCTCGTCGCCCACGAGCAGGTGGAGGCATCCGCGCGCGCGCTGGAGGGGCTGGGGTTGGCGCGGGCGCCGGAGCGGCCCGGACACGGCGGAGAGCACTCGCACCACCTCGAGTTCCAGGGCGCCGCGGGGCTGGTGGAGCTGCACTTCCGTGCCCTGGCAGGCTACGGGCAGGCGCTGGAGGCCGATGCGCTGTTGGCCCACGCGGAGGAGGCCGAGCTGGAGGGCCGGCGAGTGCGCTATCTGCGCGCGGAGGACGAGCTGGTGTACCTGTCGCTCCATGCGAGCAACCACCTGCTGCAACGCCTCTCGTGGCTGTTCGACTTGAAGCTGCTGGTGCTCGCGCGTCCCCAGCTGAGCGGGTCTCGGGTAGTGGAGGTGGCGCGCGACACGGCCTTCCCGCACCTGGCGTGGTACGCGCTGGAGGCAGCGCACCGGCTGCTGGGAGCGCCCGTACCGCCGGAGGTGCTCGCGGAGCTGGCGCCACCGCGCTGGCAGCGCCTGCTCGCCTCGAGGTTCTTCTCCGAGGAGCGGCTGCTGGAGACCCGCCTCGTCAAGCACCGCGCCGAGTGGGCTGCCGCCAAGGTGCTGCTCGCGCCGCGCGCGGGTCCGATGGCGCGCTACGGGCTGTGGCGGCTGCGAGAGGCCGCGCGGGCCCGGCTGTCAGGAGCGGGGCGAAGAGACGTGCCGTGA
- a CDS encoding MraY family glycosyltransferase encodes MITFLVTFLVSLMVSLGLTLVVRNRALAWGWVDQANSSRKVHVRPIPRLGGVAIVAGFFAPLCALFLVDSGVGSLFRSHDQLVWGLFGGGATIAVLGLYDDLHGTGARLKFSVQIAVAIALYLFGFRVELIANPFGPAIPLGVLSLPFTLLWMVGVVNALNLIDGLDGLAGGVAFFGVGTNFILSLARGDVVMCLLMAALAGAILGFLIFNFNPASIFMGDTGSMFLGFVLAAVSLKTSTKSGTAVAMLVPVMALGLPIMDTLLAMIRRSILGRPMFSADKEHIHHRLMSRLVLSHRSAVLVLYGLCGLFTLTALGLNFANSVQSAMLLIGMAVVIGVLMRKLGYLDLRRAGAVGEVRRKNIRLRSVVKDLNRAVRQTGSLQELWAAVRPLAETLDVARLELRLQHQHEGLTDGVVFETQRPAGSALPLEVRIEVKDDEVPLGWLQLSWRDGRAEINRDEELALELVADTVAERAASFMARAEAEPGRVVSLRR; translated from the coding sequence ATGATTACCTTCCTCGTCACCTTCCTCGTTTCACTCATGGTTTCCCTCGGGCTCACGCTCGTGGTGCGCAACCGCGCCCTGGCCTGGGGCTGGGTGGACCAGGCGAACTCCAGCCGCAAGGTGCATGTCCGCCCCATCCCGCGTCTGGGGGGCGTGGCGATCGTCGCGGGCTTCTTCGCGCCCCTGTGCGCCCTGTTCCTCGTCGACTCGGGCGTGGGCTCGCTATTTCGTTCCCATGACCAGCTCGTCTGGGGGCTGTTCGGCGGCGGCGCCACCATCGCCGTGCTCGGGCTCTATGACGACCTGCACGGCACGGGCGCTCGGCTCAAGTTCTCCGTCCAGATCGCCGTCGCCATCGCCCTCTATCTGTTCGGCTTCCGCGTCGAGTTGATCGCCAACCCCTTCGGCCCCGCGATTCCCCTGGGCGTCCTGAGCCTGCCCTTCACGCTCTTGTGGATGGTGGGCGTCGTCAACGCGCTCAACCTCATCGATGGGCTGGATGGCCTGGCCGGCGGAGTCGCCTTCTTCGGCGTGGGCACCAACTTCATCCTCTCGCTGGCGCGGGGGGATGTCGTCATGTGCCTGCTCATGGCCGCGCTGGCTGGAGCCATCCTCGGCTTCCTGATCTTCAACTTCAACCCGGCCTCCATCTTCATGGGGGACACCGGCAGCATGTTCCTGGGCTTCGTGCTGGCCGCCGTCTCGCTCAAGACGTCCACCAAGAGCGGCACCGCCGTGGCGATGCTCGTGCCGGTGATGGCGCTGGGCCTGCCCATCATGGACACCCTGCTGGCGATGATCCGCCGGTCGATATTGGGCCGGCCCATGTTCAGCGCCGACAAGGAGCACATCCACCACCGGCTCATGAGCCGGCTGGTGCTCAGCCACCGCTCCGCCGTGCTGGTGCTCTACGGGCTGTGCGGCCTGTTCACCCTGACCGCCCTAGGCCTCAACTTCGCCAACAGCGTCCAGAGCGCCATGCTGCTCATCGGCATGGCGGTCGTCATCGGCGTGCTCATGCGCAAGCTGGGCTATCTGGATCTGCGCCGCGCGGGAGCGGTGGGTGAGGTGCGGCGCAAGAACATCCGTCTGCGCTCGGTGGTGAAGGACCTCAACCGCGCCGTTCGCCAGACGGGCTCGCTCCAGGAGCTGTGGGCGGCCGTTCGTCCCCTGGCCGAGACGCTCGATGTGGCGCGGTTGGAGCTGCGCCTTCAGCACCAGCATGAAGGGCTCACCGACGGCGTCGTCTTCGAGACGCAGCGCCCCGCCGGCTCGGCGCTGCCGCTGGAGGTGCGCATCGAGGTGAAGGACGACGAGGTGCCGCTGGGCTGGCTGCAGCTGTCCTGGCGTGACGGGCGCGCGGAGATCAACCGGGACGAGGAGCTGGCGCTGGAGCTCGTCGCCGACACCGTGGCCGAGCGTGCCGCCAGCTTCATGGCCCGCGCCGAGGCCGAGCCTGGCCGAGTCGTTTCGCTGAGGCGGTGA
- a CDS encoding oxidoreductase encodes MSKVWLITGSSRGLGRSLAKAVLEAGHRLVATARKPEELRDLVAPYGERARAVALDVTDPAAARSAVAEAMAAFGRLDVVVNNAGYANVGSIEHVAEDDFRAQVETNFFGVVNVTRAALPVLRAQCDGHIIQISSIGGRGASPGLAAYQASKWAVGGFSEVLAKEVGPLGIRVTVVEPGGMRTDWAGASMRIDPVPSEYAQTVGAFNQHVRGSADVMRGDPAKVAQAILRLTSQPQPPLRLLMGTDAVFLAGVIAETRALEDAQWRAVSASTDFDGLVDFAETPVAQMLRPKRS; translated from the coding sequence ATGTCCAAGGTGTGGCTCATCACTGGAAGCTCGCGCGGCCTCGGCCGCTCTCTGGCCAAGGCCGTCCTGGAGGCCGGCCATCGCCTGGTGGCTACCGCGCGCAAGCCCGAGGAGCTTCGTGACCTCGTGGCCCCCTATGGCGAGCGGGCGCGCGCGGTCGCACTCGATGTGACCGATCCCGCAGCGGCGCGTTCGGCCGTGGCCGAGGCCATGGCCGCGTTCGGCCGGCTCGACGTCGTCGTCAACAACGCCGGCTATGCCAATGTCGGTTCGATCGAACACGTCGCGGAGGACGACTTCCGCGCGCAGGTCGAGACGAACTTCTTCGGGGTCGTCAACGTGACGCGCGCCGCGCTCCCGGTGCTTCGCGCGCAATGTGACGGACACATCATCCAGATCTCGTCCATCGGCGGGCGGGGCGCGTCTCCCGGACTCGCGGCCTACCAGGCCTCCAAGTGGGCTGTCGGTGGCTTCTCCGAGGTCCTCGCGAAGGAGGTAGGCCCGCTGGGCATTCGCGTGACCGTGGTGGAACCCGGGGGCATGCGCACCGACTGGGCGGGCGCATCAATGCGGATCGACCCGGTCCCGAGCGAGTACGCGCAGACGGTGGGCGCGTTCAACCAACACGTCCGCGGCAGCGCCGATGTCATGCGGGGCGACCCGGCGAAGGTCGCGCAGGCCATCTTGCGGCTCACGTCGCAGCCGCAGCCGCCGCTGCGGCTCCTGATGGGCACCGACGCGGTGTTCCTGGCGGGGGTAATCGCGGAGACGCGGGCCCTCGAGGACGCGCAGTGGCGAGCGGTGAGCGCCTCGACGGACTTCGACGGGTTGGTAGACTTCGCCGAAACGCCCGTCGCCCAGATGCTCAGACCGAAGCGGAGCTGA
- a CDS encoding AraC family transcriptional regulator codes for MPTELVPVPSVLLDRLLTLGVDAAQVLRHAGIVPSRFQPPRARLTVAEFFAFWRALEQVGARRDLGVRLGGEAPPHQFDVASLAALHAPTLGEAFQKFARYKRVVCGEQVTIDRGDGEARVGFHWLHIEEALPLLLVDATFSSLVALGRRGTGQPLTPLRIELARSRSDEAMFRQHFGCEIRFDAPLDFLVFEESALARPFITHNADLLALMVPGLEAALTESLSSASVADDVRSILGRRMCGERPSVDKVAREMRMSSRTLQRRLEQLGTSYQGLLDQVRRDTSRRLLENTHLELGEVAFLLGFEELNSFSRAFHTWEGVTPNSWRQRVRSTSS; via the coding sequence TTGCCTACCGAGCTCGTCCCCGTCCCCAGCGTCCTCCTCGACCGCCTGCTCACGCTGGGCGTCGACGCGGCGCAGGTGCTGCGCCATGCGGGCATCGTCCCCTCTCGGTTCCAGCCGCCGAGGGCACGGCTCACGGTGGCCGAGTTCTTCGCGTTCTGGCGCGCCCTCGAGCAGGTCGGGGCACGGCGAGACCTCGGCGTGCGGCTCGGAGGCGAGGCCCCCCCGCATCAATTCGATGTCGCGTCGCTCGCCGCGCTGCACGCACCGACCCTCGGGGAGGCCTTCCAGAAGTTCGCGCGCTACAAGCGGGTCGTCTGCGGGGAGCAAGTGACGATCGACCGCGGCGACGGGGAGGCCCGCGTGGGCTTCCACTGGCTGCACATCGAGGAGGCGCTCCCGCTGCTGCTCGTCGATGCGACGTTCTCCTCGCTCGTCGCCCTCGGGCGTCGTGGCACCGGGCAGCCCCTGACGCCCCTGCGGATCGAGTTGGCACGGAGCCGCTCGGACGAGGCGATGTTTCGCCAGCATTTCGGGTGTGAGATCCGCTTCGACGCGCCGCTCGACTTCCTCGTGTTCGAGGAGAGCGCGCTCGCTCGGCCCTTCATCACGCACAACGCCGATCTCCTGGCGTTGATGGTGCCGGGACTGGAAGCGGCGCTGACCGAGAGCCTGAGCTCGGCATCCGTAGCGGATGACGTGCGGTCGATTCTCGGCCGTCGCATGTGCGGCGAACGGCCCAGTGTCGACAAGGTCGCCCGGGAGATGCGGATGAGCTCACGCACCCTTCAGCGCCGCCTCGAGCAGCTGGGCACCTCCTACCAGGGGCTGCTGGACCAGGTGCGCCGCGACACCTCGCGCCGCTTGCTGGAGAACACGCACCTCGAGCTCGGCGAGGTCGCGTTCCTGCTGGGCTTCGAGGAGCTGAACTCCTTCAGCCGCGCGTTCCACACGTGGGAGGGGGTCACGCCCAACTCGTGGCGTCAGCGCGTTCGGAGCACGTCCTCGTAG
- a CDS encoding glycosyltransferase family 4 protein, which produces MPAPRVLLGIHHPLDPNLGAPGVTLTLGRALVALGCEVSYYGFGEAFPGTTEYSAWHSVRFPWALSAWLARNAGRFDVLDITTGDCWPWARLGRPGAPRRQALLTRSHGLEHVVSEQLRADVRAGVAHLSWKYPLYHGGFRLWEVRESLRVSDHVVLLNPMDRDYARDRLGIPADRISLIPHGLPEPFQGLPPPERLAEGPLRLAFVGTWIQRKGREDIVAVARALLEQGGAFSLSLLGTGIGEAEVLGDFPPAVRERVRVVPRYRHEELPGLLAGHEVLLFPSHAEGYGMALVEAMACGLAPVTTPVGVAPEVVREGETGRLRPIGDVPGLTAAVRGFAEDRERLLEVRRAAQKAVQGLTWREVALRTLRLYEDVLRTR; this is translated from the coding sequence GTGCCCGCCCCACGAGTCCTCCTCGGCATCCACCACCCGCTCGACCCGAACCTCGGCGCGCCTGGGGTCACCCTCACCCTGGGCCGCGCCCTCGTCGCGCTGGGCTGCGAGGTCTCCTATTACGGGTTCGGCGAGGCCTTCCCGGGGACCACCGAGTACTCCGCCTGGCACTCGGTGCGCTTTCCCTGGGCCCTGTCCGCGTGGCTGGCCCGCAACGCCGGGCGCTTCGATGTGCTCGACATCACCACCGGAGACTGCTGGCCCTGGGCCCGGCTCGGTCGCCCGGGAGCCCCGCGCCGTCAGGCCCTGCTCACCCGCAGCCATGGCCTGGAGCACGTCGTCTCCGAGCAGCTCCGCGCCGACGTCCGCGCCGGGGTGGCGCACCTGAGCTGGAAGTACCCGCTCTACCATGGAGGCTTCCGGCTCTGGGAGGTGCGCGAGTCCCTTCGGGTCTCCGACCACGTGGTGCTCCTCAACCCGATGGACCGCGACTACGCGAGGGACCGCCTGGGCATCCCCGCGGACCGCATCTCCCTCATCCCCCACGGACTGCCCGAGCCCTTCCAAGGACTGCCCCCTCCCGAGCGCCTCGCCGAGGGGCCCCTGCGCCTTGCCTTCGTGGGGACGTGGATCCAGCGCAAGGGGCGGGAGGACATCGTCGCCGTGGCGCGCGCGCTGCTCGAGCAGGGGGGGGCCTTCTCGCTCTCCCTGCTGGGCACGGGCATCGGCGAGGCCGAGGTGCTCGGCGATTTTCCCCCGGCCGTGCGAGAGCGCGTGCGCGTGGTGCCGCGCTACCGCCATGAGGAGCTGCCCGGTCTGCTGGCGGGCCACGAGGTGTTGCTCTTCCCCAGCCACGCCGAGGGCTATGGCATGGCGCTCGTGGAGGCCATGGCCTGCGGGCTCGCGCCCGTGACGACTCCCGTCGGAGTGGCCCCCGAGGTGGTGCGCGAGGGAGAGACCGGGCGGCTGCGGCCCATCGGGGACGTGCCCGGCCTCACCGCCGCCGTGCGCGGCTTCGCCGAGGACCGGGAGCGCCTCCTCGAGGTGCGGCGCGCGGCACAGAAGGCCGTCCAGGGGTTGACCTGGCGGGAGGTGGCTCTGCGCACGCTTCGGCTCTACGAGGACGTGCTCCGAACGCGCTGA
- a CDS encoding class I SAM-dependent methyltransferase, producing the protein MRVITHFGLWFVGLEQAQTQTSPGERACLAKHAAGKRRLVEIGVWHGVTTRVLRSVMDPSATLYAVDPFPPGRLGFSFQYRIAHREVGAVRNGKVVWVRSTGEEAARKHRLQGLPPLDFIFIDGDHTYEGLKADWTGWSPLLAPGGVVALHDSRDTKESPRPGAGSVQYTSEIIVKHPAFEVIDEFESLTVLRRRAS; encoded by the coding sequence ATGCGCGTCATCACCCACTTCGGCCTCTGGTTCGTCGGACTGGAGCAGGCCCAGACCCAGACGAGCCCCGGGGAGCGCGCCTGTCTGGCCAAGCACGCCGCGGGTAAGCGGCGGCTGGTGGAGATCGGCGTGTGGCACGGGGTGACGACGCGGGTGCTGCGCAGCGTGATGGACCCGAGCGCGACGCTGTACGCGGTGGACCCGTTCCCTCCGGGGCGGCTGGGCTTCAGCTTCCAGTACCGCATCGCCCACCGGGAGGTGGGAGCGGTGCGCAACGGCAAGGTGGTCTGGGTGCGGTCCACGGGCGAGGAGGCCGCGCGCAAGCACCGGCTGCAGGGCCTGCCGCCGCTGGACTTCATCTTCATCGACGGCGACCACACCTACGAGGGGCTGAAGGCGGACTGGACGGGGTGGAGCCCGCTGCTGGCGCCCGGGGGCGTGGTGGCGCTGCACGACAGCCGCGACACGAAGGAGAGCCCTCGACCGGGCGCGGGCAGCGTGCAGTACACGAGCGAGATCATCGTGAAGCACCCGGCCTTCGAGGTCATCGACGAGTTCGAGTCGCTGACCGTGCTGCGCCGTCGCGCCTCGTGA
- a CDS encoding glycosyltransferase family 2 protein, with amino-acid sequence MAFFSVVIPTYNRARLLPETLASVFAQEFTDFEVLVVDDGSTDDTQTVLARYGERVRVLSQRNQGQGVARNLGIQHATGEYVVFLDSDDLWFPWTLATYRHALDMYGRPAVVMGTPANFHRPEELTGVRRQPLRAHAFGDYFASAEESFARTACIIAASTEALRRVGGFTSERIISEDHDLLYRLGTERGFVWVEAPLVAGYRQHGGSSSRELERGYQGLCYQLEQERLGRYPGGEARKRDRLTLILHGVRHVTRWLVEHKRPDLALDLYRRGLMGHLVVPRWRYVLGFPPWMVAATLRQLAR; translated from the coding sequence ATGGCGTTCTTCTCCGTCGTCATCCCCACCTACAACCGGGCCCGGCTGCTGCCGGAGACGCTGGCCTCCGTCTTCGCCCAGGAGTTCACCGACTTCGAGGTGCTCGTCGTCGATGACGGCTCCACGGACGACACGCAGACGGTGCTGGCCCGCTACGGCGAGCGCGTGCGCGTGCTGAGCCAGCGGAACCAGGGGCAGGGCGTCGCGCGAAACCTGGGCATCCAGCACGCCACGGGCGAGTACGTCGTCTTCCTGGACAGTGACGACCTGTGGTTCCCGTGGACGCTGGCCACGTACCGCCACGCCTTGGACATGTACGGCCGGCCCGCGGTGGTGATGGGGACTCCGGCGAACTTCCACCGCCCGGAGGAGCTGACCGGCGTGCGGCGCCAGCCCCTGCGGGCCCATGCCTTCGGCGACTACTTCGCCAGCGCGGAGGAGTCGTTCGCGCGCACCGCCTGCATCATCGCCGCCAGCACCGAGGCGCTGCGCCGCGTGGGTGGCTTCACCTCCGAGCGCATCATCTCGGAGGACCATGACCTGCTCTACCGCCTGGGCACCGAGCGCGGCTTCGTCTGGGTGGAGGCGCCGCTCGTGGCGGGCTACCGCCAGCATGGGGGCTCCTCGTCTCGGGAGCTGGAGCGGGGCTACCAGGGGCTGTGCTACCAGTTGGAGCAGGAGCGGCTCGGCCGTTACCCCGGAGGCGAGGCCCGGAAGCGCGACCGGCTCACGCTGATCCTGCACGGCGTGCGGCACGTGACGCGCTGGCTGGTGGAGCACAAGCGCCCGGACCTGGCGTTGGACCTGTACCGGCGCGGCCTGATGGGACACCTCGTGGTGCCGCGCTGGCGCTACGTGTTGGGCTTCCCACCGTGGATGGTCGCCGCCACGCTGCGCCAGTTGGCGCGGTGA
- a CDS encoding glycosyltransferase family 2 protein yields MKKPDLAISIVNHSNPELLHDCLRTLFQTTKECTFEVWVVDNATDGRGVEAMRRDFPQVRWLFNTERKGFSANHNQVLSQAQARHICVFNDDTIVHEGAFDALVRFMDEHPQVGMAGSRLLNADGTVQNSAFREMTLASALFDICFLPRPLHFLKELHIDPAQYGYEQARVNWVLGACIVVREECLRDVGLLDEQLSPWGNTEDTDWCVRAGKAGWEVAFCPEAVITHLTSRSFRPSASGPDKVRVELWRTRLAYFRKHHGRLHEQLMRLILVGTLPWNSFVLTQSLLRRRLSAAEYKRQLSTFLRISEMGLRARVG; encoded by the coding sequence ATGAAGAAGCCCGATCTGGCCATCTCCATCGTCAACCACAGCAACCCCGAGTTGCTGCACGACTGCCTGCGCACGCTGTTCCAGACCACGAAGGAATGCACCTTCGAGGTGTGGGTGGTGGACAACGCCACCGATGGGCGCGGCGTGGAGGCCATGCGGCGCGACTTCCCCCAGGTGCGCTGGCTCTTCAACACCGAGCGCAAGGGCTTCTCGGCCAACCACAATCAGGTCCTCTCCCAGGCCCAGGCGCGTCACATCTGCGTCTTCAATGACGACACCATCGTCCACGAGGGGGCGTTCGACGCGTTGGTGCGCTTCATGGACGAGCACCCCCAGGTGGGCATGGCCGGCTCCCGGTTGCTCAACGCGGACGGCACCGTGCAGAACAGCGCCTTCCGGGAGATGACGCTCGCCTCGGCGCTGTTCGACATCTGCTTCCTGCCGCGCCCGCTGCACTTCCTCAAGGAGCTGCACATCGACCCGGCGCAGTACGGCTACGAGCAGGCCCGGGTGAACTGGGTGCTGGGTGCCTGCATCGTCGTGCGCGAGGAGTGCCTGCGCGACGTGGGGCTCCTGGACGAGCAGCTCTCGCCGTGGGGCAACACCGAGGATACGGACTGGTGCGTGCGCGCGGGCAAGGCGGGCTGGGAGGTGGCCTTCTGCCCCGAGGCCGTCATCACCCATCTCACCAGCCGCTCGTTCCGGCCGTCGGCCTCGGGCCCGGACAAGGTGCGGGTGGAGCTGTGGCGCACGCGCCTGGCCTACTTCCGCAAGCACCACGGCCGGCTCCACGAGCAGCTCATGCGCCTCATCCTCGTGGGCACGCTGCCGTGGAACTCGTTCGTGCTCACCCAGTCCCTGCTGCGGCGGCGCCTGAGCGCGGCCGAGTACAAGCGGCAGCTCTCCACCTTCCTGCGCATCTCCGAGATGGGCCTGCGCGCGCGCGTGGGGTAG
- a CDS encoding oligosaccharide flippase family protein, translated as MNATAAPEVTTAEVKDRAQKGVFVLAARTAVSQGLRVVSALCLSRLLFPGDYGLFGIVSYATSLGVFLGDLGLSAALVHQAREPSKDEASTVFWCHQALTALIVLAIIALAPSLVEGYALGAQALPMIYVMALGLFLSSLRVLPLMALERKLAFPEIARAELIENVAQVAATIGLAALGCGAWSLVGGGLVRGVSGLFFIWRASPWRPQGSFRLDVVRRLLGFGLAFQLPPLVGTLAVGWGPLVVGQMLGKEAVGYFNWAAALAATPMMFSTILNRVAFPAYCRMQDDPAGFAEYLRTSLRRLTAALCLFVPLLVLAVPVAVPLFFGERWVPAVPFVQWFSMEAILNTLVGLLGTAQNAGGRPWQRFAVASGFGVVRWSLGLWLVSQFGYAGVGPVGLLASLGEMWVTVWLVTRLNPALKGLVFEVVEPFLSVSFALLGIYLAVPLLLPEGLWGQGFLGVALFLGVFLVRERVPGVLPLVTELRTIAALIQARLRRAAPRVSAST; from the coding sequence ATGAACGCCACCGCCGCCCCAGAAGTCACCACCGCCGAGGTCAAGGACCGAGCCCAGAAGGGCGTCTTCGTCCTCGCGGCCCGCACCGCCGTCTCCCAAGGACTGCGCGTCGTCAGCGCCCTGTGCCTCTCGCGCCTGCTGTTCCCCGGCGACTATGGCCTCTTCGGCATCGTCTCCTACGCCACCTCCCTGGGCGTCTTCCTGGGAGACCTGGGACTCAGCGCCGCCCTCGTGCATCAGGCGCGTGAGCCCAGCAAGGACGAGGCCTCCACCGTCTTCTGGTGTCACCAGGCCCTCACCGCCCTCATCGTCCTCGCCATCATCGCCCTGGCTCCCTCGCTCGTCGAAGGGTACGCCCTGGGCGCCCAGGCCCTGCCGATGATCTACGTCATGGCGCTGGGCCTGTTCCTGTCCTCCCTGCGCGTGCTGCCCCTGATGGCGTTGGAGCGCAAGCTCGCCTTCCCCGAGATCGCTCGCGCCGAGCTCATCGAGAACGTGGCCCAGGTGGCCGCCACCATCGGCCTCGCGGCGCTGGGCTGCGGCGCCTGGTCCCTGGTCGGCGGAGGCCTGGTGCGCGGCGTCTCGGGCCTGTTCTTTATCTGGCGCGCCTCGCCTTGGCGGCCCCAGGGCAGCTTCCGCCTCGACGTCGTCCGAAGGTTGCTGGGCTTCGGGCTGGCGTTCCAGCTCCCGCCCCTGGTGGGTACCCTCGCCGTGGGCTGGGGCCCGCTCGTGGTGGGGCAGATGCTGGGCAAGGAGGCGGTGGGCTACTTCAACTGGGCCGCGGCGCTGGCCGCCACGCCGATGATGTTTAGCACCATCCTCAACCGGGTGGCCTTCCCCGCCTACTGCCGCATGCAGGATGACCCCGCCGGGTTCGCCGAGTACCTGCGCACCTCGCTGCGGCGCCTGACCGCCGCGCTCTGCCTGTTCGTCCCCCTGCTGGTGCTCGCGGTGCCGGTGGCCGTGCCGCTGTTCTTCGGCGAGCGCTGGGTGCCCGCGGTGCCGTTCGTCCAGTGGTTCAGCATGGAGGCCATCCTCAACACGCTCGTCGGACTGCTGGGCACCGCGCAGAACGCGGGTGGGCGCCCGTGGCAGCGGTTCGCCGTCGCCTCGGGCTTTGGCGTCGTGCGGTGGTCGCTGGGCCTGTGGCTCGTCAGCCAGTTCGGCTACGCGGGCGTCGGGCCCGTGGGCCTGCTCGCGAGCCTCGGGGAGATGTGGGTCACCGTGTGGCTCGTCACCCGTCTCAACCCCGCGCTCAAGGGGCTGGTATTCGAGGTGGTGGAGCCGTTCCTCTCCGTGAGCTTCGCGCTGCTGGGCATCTACCTCGCCGTCCCGCTCCTCCTCCCCGAGGGGCTCTGGGGGCAGGGGTTCCTCGGTGTGGCGCTGTTCCTGGGTGTGTTCCTCGTGCGTGAGCGTGTCCCGGGAGTGCTGCCCCTGGTGACCGAGCTGCGCACCATCGCCGCCCTCATCCAAGCCCGGCTGAGGAGGGCGGCCCCGCGGGTGTCTGCCTCGACATGA